One window of the Granulicella arctica genome contains the following:
- a CDS encoding acetyl-CoA C-acyltransferase: MNEVVIVSAVRTAIGKAPRGTLRTTRPDDLAAFAIKGALDRIPQLDKAEIEDVILGCAMPEAEQGMNVAKIAAFRAGLPFTTSAMTVNRYCASGLQSIALAADRIRGGSADVIVAGGTESMSYVPFGGNKISVNPWLVENYPGSYMSMGLTAERVAAHYGITREQQDQFSFDSHQKALSAIATGKFEDEIVPVTVTTTTPNGKGKAKPVESTFKQDEGPRADTSPEALAKLKPVFHAKGSVTAGNSSQTSDGAAAAIVMSASRAAALGIPAMARFIAFAYAGCDPEEMGIGPIHAIPKVLKMAGLSLEDIDLFELNEAFAAQSLAVIKVLGIDPAKLNVNGGAIALGHPLGCTGAKLTATLLREMPRRNAKYGMVTMCVGGGMGAAGIFEAVK, translated from the coding sequence ATGAACGAAGTAGTCATCGTCTCCGCAGTCCGCACCGCCATCGGCAAAGCCCCGCGCGGCACCCTCCGCACCACGCGCCCCGACGATCTCGCCGCATTCGCCATCAAGGGAGCGCTGGACCGCATCCCTCAACTCGACAAAGCTGAAATAGAAGACGTCATCCTCGGCTGCGCCATGCCCGAGGCCGAGCAGGGAATGAACGTCGCCAAGATCGCAGCCTTCCGCGCGGGCCTGCCCTTCACCACCTCCGCCATGACCGTCAATCGCTACTGCGCCTCCGGCCTCCAGTCCATCGCCCTCGCCGCAGACCGCATCCGCGGCGGCAGCGCCGACGTCATCGTCGCCGGCGGCACTGAGTCCATGTCCTACGTCCCCTTCGGCGGCAATAAGATCTCCGTCAATCCCTGGCTCGTTGAAAACTATCCCGGCAGCTACATGTCCATGGGCCTCACCGCCGAGCGCGTGGCCGCCCACTACGGCATCACCCGCGAACAACAAGACCAGTTCTCCTTCGACTCCCACCAGAAGGCCCTCAGCGCCATCGCCACCGGCAAGTTCGAGGACGAGATCGTCCCCGTAACCGTCACCACCACAACCCCGAACGGCAAAGGTAAAGCCAAGCCCGTTGAATCAACCTTCAAGCAGGACGAAGGCCCCCGCGCCGACACCAGCCCTGAAGCCCTCGCCAAACTCAAGCCCGTCTTCCACGCCAAGGGCAGCGTCACCGCCGGCAACTCCTCCCAGACCTCCGACGGAGCTGCCGCCGCCATCGTCATGTCCGCCAGCCGCGCCGCCGCACTCGGCATCCCCGCGATGGCCCGCTTCATCGCCTTCGCCTACGCTGGTTGCGATCCCGAAGAGATGGGCATCGGCCCCATCCACGCCATCCCCAAAGTCCTCAAGATGGCTGGCCTGTCCCTCGAAGATATCGACCTCTTCGAACTCAACGAAGCCTTCGCCGCCCAATCCCTCGCCGTCATCAAGGTCCTCGGCATCGACCCCGCAAAGCTCAACGTCAACGGCGGAGCCATCGCCCTCGGCCACCCACTAGGCTGCACCGGAGCCAAACTCACCGCCACCCTCCTCCGCGAGATGCCCCGCCGCAACGCAAAGTACGGCATGGTCACGATGTGCGTAGGCGGTGGCATGGGCGCAGCCGGTATCTTCGAGGCTGTGAAGTAG
- a CDS encoding 3-hydroxyacyl-CoA dehydrogenase/enoyl-CoA hydratase family protein encodes MSSSASHVHSASRQIRKVAVLGAGTMGSRIAAHIANAGVPVVLLDIVPPGTPAEAPSPDRNKIVLAALDGLKKSKPAAFYSAEAARLLTLGNFDDDLILIADCDWIIEVVAENLDIKRTLLDRVQQHRRPGSILTSNTSGIPIASIAASLSDEAKPHFFGTHFFNPPRYMRLLEIIPTPQTDPADIAAIAHFCDQRLGKAIVHSHDTPNFIANRIGTFSMGNAIRLMMAQGLSIEEVDTLTGAALGWPKTGTFRLGDMVGVDVLAHVATNFAKQAASIDDERQDVTLAPFITKMLESKWLGDKAGQGFYKKAGRDEQGRDLRHVLDWQTLDYQPSTRPKFPAIEMAKNLEQTAPRIAQLLHGDPSRDKAAAFYWPLLTELFTYAANRIPEIADNIVEIDQAMKTGFNWELGPFEMMDAAGVRTTTDKMQAAGATVSANVEKLLAIGENWYKDDPSTPSGRQYFDPVTVAYKPVPVPAGVSSLATIKKARGVVKRNPGASVVDLGNGVAAIELHSKMNALGDDIVNLITQTLKPASQQVADFEAFVITGDSANFSVGANLMQLLLGIQEEEWDEVELAVRAFQNMTQAIKFCPRPVVVAPYGMCLGGGVEISLHAAARQPHAELYMGLVEAGVGLIPGGGGCKEMVLRSIEAGSSIRPDARGEGVEIFESIKKNFETIAKATVSTSAAEARGLGFLRPSDGITMNRERLLTDASTKARALADAGYTAPTPRTDIPAPGESVLATLKLAVWTMREGQYISDHDAKVANWVAYALAGGKVTPGTLVSEQYLLDLEREAFLSLCGEKKTQERIAFTLKTGKPLRN; translated from the coding sequence ATGTCCAGCAGCGCCTCTCATGTTCATTCCGCCAGCCGCCAGATTCGGAAGGTCGCCGTTCTCGGCGCGGGCACTATGGGTTCGCGCATCGCCGCCCACATCGCCAACGCCGGAGTTCCAGTTGTCCTCCTCGACATCGTTCCACCCGGCACTCCTGCCGAAGCACCCAGCCCCGACCGAAACAAAATCGTTCTCGCCGCCCTCGACGGCCTCAAGAAATCCAAACCCGCCGCCTTCTACTCCGCCGAAGCCGCCCGCCTCCTCACCCTGGGCAACTTCGACGACGACCTGATCCTCATCGCCGACTGCGACTGGATCATTGAGGTTGTCGCCGAAAATCTCGACATCAAGCGCACCCTGCTCGACCGAGTCCAGCAGCACCGCCGACCTGGCTCCATCCTCACCTCCAACACCAGCGGCATCCCCATCGCCAGCATCGCCGCCAGCCTCTCCGACGAAGCAAAGCCCCACTTCTTCGGAACCCACTTCTTCAACCCGCCGCGCTACATGCGCCTCCTCGAAATCATTCCAACTCCCCAGACCGATCCAGCCGACATCGCCGCGATCGCTCACTTCTGCGACCAGCGTCTCGGTAAAGCAATCGTCCACTCGCACGACACGCCTAACTTCATCGCGAACCGCATCGGCACCTTCTCCATGGGCAACGCTATCCGCCTCATGATGGCGCAGGGCCTCTCCATAGAAGAGGTCGACACCCTCACCGGAGCCGCGCTCGGCTGGCCCAAGACAGGCACCTTCCGCCTAGGCGACATGGTTGGCGTCGACGTCCTCGCCCACGTAGCCACTAACTTCGCCAAGCAGGCGGCCAGCATCGACGACGAGCGGCAGGACGTCACCCTCGCCCCATTCATCACGAAGATGCTCGAAAGCAAATGGCTAGGCGATAAAGCAGGCCAGGGCTTTTACAAGAAAGCCGGTCGCGACGAGCAGGGAAGAGACCTCCGCCACGTCCTCGACTGGCAGACCCTCGACTACCAGCCCAGCACCCGCCCTAAGTTTCCCGCCATCGAGATGGCAAAGAATCTCGAGCAGACGGCCCCTCGCATCGCACAGCTTCTCCACGGCGATCCCTCCCGCGACAAGGCCGCAGCCTTCTACTGGCCTCTCCTGACTGAGCTCTTCACCTACGCCGCAAACCGCATCCCCGAAATCGCCGACAACATCGTCGAAATCGATCAGGCCATGAAGACCGGCTTCAACTGGGAGCTAGGCCCCTTCGAGATGATGGACGCAGCAGGTGTCCGCACCACCACGGACAAGATGCAAGCCGCCGGTGCAACTGTCTCCGCGAATGTGGAGAAGCTCCTCGCCATCGGCGAGAACTGGTATAAAGACGACCCCTCCACCCCCTCCGGCCGCCAGTACTTCGACCCCGTCACCGTCGCCTACAAGCCAGTCCCCGTTCCCGCAGGTGTCAGCAGCCTCGCCACCATCAAGAAGGCACGCGGCGTCGTCAAAAGGAACCCAGGAGCCTCCGTCGTCGATCTCGGCAACGGCGTAGCCGCCATCGAACTGCACTCCAAGATGAATGCGCTAGGCGACGACATCGTTAACCTCATCACCCAGACCCTCAAGCCCGCCAGCCAGCAGGTAGCCGACTTCGAAGCCTTCGTCATCACCGGCGACTCCGCCAACTTCTCCGTCGGCGCCAACCTCATGCAACTCCTCCTGGGCATCCAGGAGGAAGAGTGGGACGAGGTCGAGCTAGCCGTCCGCGCCTTCCAGAACATGACTCAGGCGATCAAGTTCTGCCCCCGCCCCGTAGTCGTCGCACCCTACGGCATGTGTCTCGGCGGAGGAGTCGAAATCTCCCTCCACGCCGCCGCCCGCCAGCCACACGCCGAGCTCTACATGGGCCTCGTCGAAGCAGGTGTCGGCCTCATCCCCGGCGGTGGCGGCTGCAAAGAGATGGTCCTCCGCTCCATCGAGGCAGGCTCCTCCATCCGTCCCGACGCCCGCGGCGAAGGCGTTGAAATCTTCGAGTCCATCAAGAAGAACTTCGAGACCATCGCCAAAGCCACCGTCTCCACCTCCGCCGCCGAAGCCCGCGGTCTCGGCTTCCTCCGCCCGTCGGACGGCATCACCATGAACCGCGAACGCCTCCTAACCGACGCCTCCACCAAGGCCCGCGCGCTCGCCGATGCCGGCTACACCGCCCCCACCCCTCGCACCGACATTCCCGCCCCCGGCGAGTCCGTCCTCGCCACCCTCAAGCTCGCCGTATGGACGATGCGCGAAGGCCAGTACATCTCCGACCACGACGCCAAGGTAGCCAACTGGGTCGCCTACGCTCTGGCTGGAGGCAAAGTAACGCCCGGCACTCTCGTCAGCGAACAATATCTCCTCGACCTCGAACGCGAAGCCTTCCTCTCCCTCTGCGGCGAAAAGAAGACCCAGGAACGCATCGCCTTCACCCTCAAAACCGGCAAACCACTCCGTAACTAG
- a CDS encoding M16 family metallopeptidase — MPLLSLKRVCVVGVVVLAAGVCGSVRAQDLASFEKRTTVKVLANGLTLIVCERPEAPVFSFYTEVDTGSADDPQGATGLAHMFEHMAFKGTTEIGTTNYPAEKVALAKVEVAYAAYDAEFRKRVGKDAAKLASLKKSFADAQAAAEKYVIPNQFSEIAEQNGAVGINASTSEDSTQYFWSMPSNRFELWAYLESQRIGHPVEREFYKERDVVQEERRMRVDSSPVGRMLEEFLATAYVAHPYGRPGTGWESDISQVTATEAEAFHKKYYVPANMVIAVVGDVKASTAMPVLEKYFASIPAGPKPEPMTTVEPKQTAEKFVVLHDASQPFYLEGYHKPDYRDPDDAVYDAITDIFSNGRTARLYRSLVRDQRIAQTAQGFSGLPGEKFPGMFAFYAVPLPGHTDDEIRVAIGKEVDRLKNEEVSDAELDRYKTRAKADMLRGLADNDGLAHSLAEYQTRFGDWRQMFRDLDKIDKVTKADIKRVANKTFVDSNRTTARIETVAATPAPVSAGGAK, encoded by the coding sequence TTGCCGCTTTTGAGCTTGAAACGGGTTTGCGTTGTGGGAGTGGTGGTTCTGGCGGCGGGCGTTTGCGGATCGGTGCGGGCGCAGGATCTGGCCAGCTTCGAGAAGCGGACGACGGTCAAGGTGCTGGCGAACGGGCTTACGCTGATCGTGTGTGAGCGGCCCGAGGCACCGGTTTTCAGCTTCTACACCGAGGTCGATACGGGCTCGGCAGACGATCCGCAGGGTGCGACCGGTTTGGCGCATATGTTCGAGCACATGGCGTTCAAGGGAACGACCGAGATTGGGACGACGAACTATCCGGCCGAGAAGGTGGCGCTGGCGAAGGTCGAGGTGGCCTATGCAGCGTATGACGCGGAGTTCCGCAAGCGTGTGGGGAAGGATGCGGCCAAGCTTGCCAGCTTGAAGAAGAGCTTTGCGGACGCGCAGGCGGCTGCAGAGAAGTACGTGATCCCGAACCAGTTCTCGGAGATCGCGGAGCAGAATGGTGCGGTGGGCATCAATGCTTCGACGTCGGAGGATTCGACGCAGTACTTCTGGAGCATGCCTTCGAATCGGTTTGAGTTGTGGGCGTATCTGGAGAGCCAGCGGATCGGGCATCCGGTCGAGCGCGAGTTCTATAAGGAACGCGATGTGGTGCAGGAAGAGCGCCGCATGCGGGTTGACTCTTCGCCCGTGGGGCGCATGCTGGAAGAGTTTCTCGCGACGGCGTATGTGGCACATCCGTATGGCCGGCCCGGTACGGGATGGGAGAGCGACATCAGCCAGGTGACGGCTACCGAGGCTGAGGCGTTCCACAAGAAATATTATGTGCCGGCGAATATGGTGATCGCGGTGGTTGGGGATGTAAAGGCGAGTACGGCGATGCCGGTGCTTGAGAAGTACTTCGCGTCGATCCCTGCCGGGCCGAAGCCGGAGCCGATGACGACGGTCGAACCGAAGCAGACGGCGGAGAAGTTCGTGGTGCTCCACGATGCTTCGCAGCCTTTTTATCTTGAGGGATATCACAAGCCGGACTATCGCGACCCTGACGATGCAGTGTATGACGCGATCACGGACATCTTCTCGAATGGCAGGACGGCGCGGCTTTATCGCAGCCTTGTACGCGACCAGAGAATTGCGCAGACTGCTCAGGGATTCAGTGGGCTTCCGGGGGAGAAGTTTCCGGGAATGTTTGCGTTTTATGCGGTGCCGCTGCCTGGGCACACGGACGATGAGATTCGCGTGGCGATTGGGAAGGAAGTGGATCGGCTAAAGAATGAAGAGGTCTCCGACGCCGAGCTTGATCGCTATAAGACGCGCGCCAAAGCGGACATGCTGCGGGGGCTTGCGGATAACGATGGCCTGGCACATTCGCTGGCGGAGTACCAGACGCGGTTTGGGGATTGGCGGCAGATGTTTCGGGATCTCGACAAGATCGACAAGGTGACGAAGGCGGATATCAAGCGGGTGGCGAACAAGACATTTGTGGATAGTAATCGCACGACTGCACGGATTGAGACGGTGGCTGCAACGCCCGCTCCGGTAAGCGCAGGAGGTGCGAAATGA